The following proteins are co-located in the Symphalangus syndactylus isolate Jambi chromosome 21, NHGRI_mSymSyn1-v2.1_pri, whole genome shotgun sequence genome:
- the ZNF654 gene encoding zinc finger protein 654 isoform X9, which translates to MLALQLCESFLIPQLQNGDMYCLWELIFLWSKLQLKSNPSKQVFVDQCYQLLRTATNVRVIFPFMKIIKDEVEEEGLQICVEICGCALQLDLHDDPKTKCLIYKTIAHFLPNDLEILRICALSVFFLERTLEAYRTVEELYKRPDEEYNEGTSSVQNRVRFELLPILKKGLFFDPEFWNFVMIKKNCVALLSDKSAVRFLNESTLENNAGNLKRTEEQQGLDEGFDSLTDQSTGETDPDDVSGVQPKGHINTKKNLTALNTSKVDHNVPRHRCMLCNKEFLGGHIVRHAQAHQKKGSFACVICGRKFRNRGLMQKHLKNHVKKIQRQQIAAAQQDDQEVTALEEINCSSSSISFENGNSDSKDLEVETPTASSEGNEVIPEHVAEFIEIPISVPEDVIENVIENGSPNTSLNNVLKPLPECGDDYEEEEDEEGDYEEDDYDLNQETSVIHKINGTVCHPKDIYATDQEGNFKCPALGCVRIFKRIGFLNKHAMTVHPTDLNVRQTVMKWSKGKCKFCQRQFEDSQHFIDHLNRHSYPNVYFCLHFNCNESFKLPFQLAQHTKSHRIFQAQCSFPECHELFEDLPLLYEHEAQHYLSKTPESSAQPSETILWDVQTDSNPNQEKDLSSNEKQTISLPFSTSKSRKESTEPKKCIESMEKKTDSLVQNGNECSDDTVSNISLIDQKMPDIEPNSENNCSSSDLVNGHSEIEQTPLVSSDPALKIDTNRIRTENGSILPSVVPQEHNTLPVSQAPSKPNLTSEHTSYGLILTKPYVRPLPPSYLDERYLSMPKRRKFLTDRVDACSDQDNLYKKSVKRLRCGKCLTTYCNAEALEAHLAQKKCQTLFGFDSDDESKSSVFLVEISVERENGINKTITDL; encoded by the coding sequence gtTGAAGAAGAAGGCTTGCAAATTTGTGTCGAAATATGTGGTTGTGCTCTACAACTCGACCTTCATGATGATCCCAAAACTAAATGTctgatttataaaacaattgcACATTTTTTGCCAAATGATTTGGAGATCCTCAGGATTTGTGCACTCTCAGTATTTTTTCTGGAGCGCACCTTAGAAGCGTATCGTACTGTTGAAGAGCTTTACAAACGTCCAGATGAAGAGTATAATGAAGGCACAAGTAGTGTTCAAAATCGTGTTCGTTTTGAATTGCTTCCAATTTTGAAAAAGGGATTGTTTTTTGACCCTGAATTTTGGAACTTTGTAATGATTAAGAAAAACTGTGTAGCATTATTGAGTGATAAATCAGCAGTTAGATTTCTAAATGAAAGCACACTGGAAAATAATGCAGGTAATCTAAAAAGGACAGAGGAACAGCAAGGTTTGGATGAAGGGTTTGACTCTCTTACAGATCAGAGCACTGGAGAGACTGATCCTGATGATGTATCTGGAGTGCAGCCTAAAGGTCATATTAATACGAAGAAAAACCTTACAGCTCTTAATACTTCCAAAGTAGATCACAATGTCCCAAGGCATCGTTGTATGTTATGTAACAAGGAATTTCTAGGTGGTCACATTGTAAGGCATGCCCAGGCTCATCAAAAAAAAGGCAGTTTTGCATGTGTAATATGTGGTAGGAAATTTAGAAACAGAGGACTTATGCAGAAGCATTTGAAGAATCATGTTAAGAAGATACAGAGACAGCAAATTGCTGCAGCTCAGCAGGATGATCAGGAAGTCACTGCTTTGGAAGAAATAAATTGTTCTAGTTCTTCCATTTCATTTGAAAATGGGAATTCTGATAGTAAGGATTTGGAAGTAGAGACTCCTACTGCTTCTAGTGAAGGAAACGAAGTCATCCCTGAGCATGTGGCTGAATTCATTGAAATTCCCATAAGTGTACCAGAAGATGTTATTGAAAATGTTATTGAAAATGGCAGTCCTAATACTTCTTTAAATAATGTCTTGAAGCCTTTACCTGAATGTGGGGATGAttatgaggaggaagaggatgaagaaGGTGATTATGAAGAAGATGATTATGACCTGAATCAAGAAACTTCAGTAATTCATAAAATCAATGGAACTGTGTGCCATCCAAAAGACATATATGCCACAGATCAAGAAGGAAACTTTAAGTGTCCTGCTCTTGGCTGTGTCCGGATATTTAAAAGAATTGGGTTTCTAAATAAACATGCAATGACTGTACATCCAACTGATTTAAATGTGCGACAAACAGTAATGAAGTGGAgcaaaggaaaatgcaaattttgtCAAAGGCAGTTTGAAGATTCTCAACATTTTATAGACCACCTTAATAGACATAGCTATCcaaatgtgtatttttgtttgcattttaattGCAATGAGTCGTTTAAGCTGCCATTCCAGCTTGCCCAGCACACAAAAAGTCACAGGATATTTCAAGCTCAGTGTAGTTTTCCAGAATGCCATGAGCTTTTTGAAGATCTTCCTCTGCTATATGAACATGAAGCTCAGCACTATTTAAGTAAAACACCAGAATCATCTGCACAACCAAGTGAAACAATTCTTTGGGATGTTCAGACAGACTCAAATCCTAATCAGGAAAAAGACTTATCTAGTAATGAGAAACAAACTATTAGTCTGCCATTTTCTACTAGCAAATCAAGGAAAGAGTCTACAGAACCAAAGAAATGTATAGAAAgtatggaaaagaaaacagacagtTTAGTTCAGAATGGAAATGAATGTTCTGATGACACTGTTTCAAATATAAGCTTGATAGACCAAAAGATGCCTGACATAGAGCCAAATTCTGAAAATAACTGTAGTAGTAGTGATTTAGTCAATGGACACAGTGAAATAGAGCAAACACCTTTAGTTTCATCAGATCCTGCTTTGAAAATTGATACAAACAGAATCAGGACAGAAAATGGTTCCATTTTACCCAGTGTTGTACCACAAGAACACAATACCTTGCCAGTATCTCAGGCACCTTCCAAACCAAATCTGACAAGTGAACATACTTCATATGGCTTAATTTTAACAAAACCATACGTCAGACCATTGCCTCCCAGTTACCTTGATGAACGGTATCTTAGTATGCCAAAACGCAGAAAATTTCTGACTGATAGAGTAGATGCCTGTTCTGATCAAGATAACCTGtataaaaaatcagtgaaaagaTTAAGATGTGGCAAATGCCTGACCACCTACTGTAATGCAGAAGCACTTGAGGCTCATCTTGCACAAAAGAAATGTCAGACACTCTTTGGATTTGATTCAGATGATGAAAGTAAGTCTTCTGTCTTCTTAGTAGAGATATctgtagaaagagaaaatggcataaataaaactattacagatctttga
- the C21H3orf38 gene encoding uncharacterized protein C3orf38 homolog isoform X1, whose amino-acid sequence MEMSGLSFSEMEGCRNLLGLLDNDEIMALCDTVTNRLVQPQDRQDAVHAILVYSQSAEELLRRRKVHREVIFRYLATQGIIIPPATEKHNLIQHAKDYWQKQPQLKLKETPEPVTKTEDIHLFQQQVKEDKKAEKVDFRRLGEEFCHWFFGLLNSQNPFLGPPQDEWGPQHFWHDVKLRFYYSTSEQNVMDYHGAEIVSLRLLSLVKEEFLFFSPNLDSHGLKCASSPHGLVMVGVAGTVHRGNTCLGIFEQIFGLIRCPFVENTWKIKFINLKIMGESSLAPGTLPKPAVKLEQSDLEAFYNVITLCGTSEVRHNVKQALDSGTGDQV is encoded by the exons ATGGAGATGTCGGGACTCAGCTTTTCAGAGATGGAGGGCTGCCGTAACCTACTTGGCCTACTGGACAACGACGAGATCATGGCCCTATGCGACACCGTCACCAACCGCCTGGTGCAGCCTCAGGACCGCCAAG ATGCTGTTCATGCAATATTAGTATACAGTCAAAGTGCAGAAGAACTTCTGAGGCGTAGAAAAGTCCACCGAGAAGTTATATTTAGGTACTTGGCAACACAGGGGATTATTATACCTCCAGCTACTGAAAAACACAATCTTATTCAGCATGCAAAAGATTACTGGCAAAAGCAACCACAACTGAAATTGAAGGAAACGCCAGAGCCAGTTACAAAGACAGAGGACATCCACCTATTTCAACAG CAGgtgaaagaagataaaaaagcTGAAAAAGTTGATTTTCGTCGCCTAGGAGAAGAATTCTGTCATTGGTTCTTTGGACTTCTTAATTCTCAGAATCCTTTTCTAGGACCACCTCAAGATGAATGGGGACCACAGCACTTCTGGCATGATGTGAAGCTTAGGTTTTATTACAGCACATCAGAACAAAATGTTATGGACTACCATGGAGCAGAAATCGTGAGCCTTCGTTTGCTGTCACTAGTAaaagaagaatttctttttttcagccCCAACCTAGATTCCCATGGACTGAAATGTGCATCTTCTCCTCATGGGCTGGTTATGGTTGGAGTTGCTGGGACTGTCCATCGAGGAAACACTTGTTTGGgcatttttgaacaaatttttggACTCATCCGTTGCCCTTTTGTGGAGAATACTTGGAAAATCAAATTTATCAACCTGAAAATTATGGGAGAGAGTTCCCTTGCTCCTGGAACATTACCGAAACCAGCTGTTAAATTAGAACAAAGTGATCTAGAGGCCTTTTATAATGTAATCACTTTATGTGGTACCAGCGAAGTACGACATAATGTAAAGCAGGCTTTGGATAGTGGAACTGGGGACCAAGTTTGA
- the C21H3orf38 gene encoding uncharacterized protein C3orf38 homolog isoform X2: MEMSGLSFSEMEGCRNLLGLLDNDEIMALCDTVTNRLVQPQDRQDAVHAILVYSQSAEELLRRRKVHREVIFRYLATQGIIIPPATEKHNLIQHAKDYWQKQPQLKLKETPEPVTKTEDIHLFQQVKEDKKAEKVDFRRLGEEFCHWFFGLLNSQNPFLGPPQDEWGPQHFWHDVKLRFYYSTSEQNVMDYHGAEIVSLRLLSLVKEEFLFFSPNLDSHGLKCASSPHGLVMVGVAGTVHRGNTCLGIFEQIFGLIRCPFVENTWKIKFINLKIMGESSLAPGTLPKPAVKLEQSDLEAFYNVITLCGTSEVRHNVKQALDSGTGDQV, translated from the exons ATGGAGATGTCGGGACTCAGCTTTTCAGAGATGGAGGGCTGCCGTAACCTACTTGGCCTACTGGACAACGACGAGATCATGGCCCTATGCGACACCGTCACCAACCGCCTGGTGCAGCCTCAGGACCGCCAAG ATGCTGTTCATGCAATATTAGTATACAGTCAAAGTGCAGAAGAACTTCTGAGGCGTAGAAAAGTCCACCGAGAAGTTATATTTAGGTACTTGGCAACACAGGGGATTATTATACCTCCAGCTACTGAAAAACACAATCTTATTCAGCATGCAAAAGATTACTGGCAAAAGCAACCACAACTGAAATTGAAGGAAACGCCAGAGCCAGTTACAAAGACAGAGGACATCCACCTATTTCAACAG gtgaaagaagataaaaaagcTGAAAAAGTTGATTTTCGTCGCCTAGGAGAAGAATTCTGTCATTGGTTCTTTGGACTTCTTAATTCTCAGAATCCTTTTCTAGGACCACCTCAAGATGAATGGGGACCACAGCACTTCTGGCATGATGTGAAGCTTAGGTTTTATTACAGCACATCAGAACAAAATGTTATGGACTACCATGGAGCAGAAATCGTGAGCCTTCGTTTGCTGTCACTAGTAaaagaagaatttctttttttcagccCCAACCTAGATTCCCATGGACTGAAATGTGCATCTTCTCCTCATGGGCTGGTTATGGTTGGAGTTGCTGGGACTGTCCATCGAGGAAACACTTGTTTGGgcatttttgaacaaatttttggACTCATCCGTTGCCCTTTTGTGGAGAATACTTGGAAAATCAAATTTATCAACCTGAAAATTATGGGAGAGAGTTCCCTTGCTCCTGGAACATTACCGAAACCAGCTGTTAAATTAGAACAAAGTGATCTAGAGGCCTTTTATAATGTAATCACTTTATGTGGTACCAGCGAAGTACGACATAATGTAAAGCAGGCTTTGGATAGTGGAACTGGGGACCAAGTTTGA
- the ZNF654 gene encoding zinc finger protein 654 isoform X10, with product MLALQLCESFLIPQLQNGDMYCLWELIFLWSKLQLKSNPSKQVFVDQCYQLLRTATNVRVIFPFMKIIKDEVEEEGLQICVEICGCALQLDLHDDPKTKCLIYKTIAHFLPNDLEILRICALSVFFLERTLEAYRTVEELYKRPDEEYNEGTSSVQNRVRFELLPILKKGLFFDPEFWNFVMIKKNCVALLSDKSAVRFLNESTLENNAGNLKRTEEQQGLDEGFDSLTDQSTGETDPDDVSGVQPKGHINTKKNLTALNTSKVDHNVPRHRCMLCNKEFLGGHIVRHAQAHQKKGSFACVICGRKFRNRGLMQKHLKNHVKKIQRQQIAAAQQDDQEVTALEEINCSSSSISFENGNSDSKDLEVETPTASSEGNEVIPEHVAEFIEIPISVPEDVIENVIENGSPNTSLNNVLKPLPECGDDYEEEEDEEGDYEEDDYDLNQETSVIHKINGTVCHPKDIYATDQEGNFKCPALGCVRIFKRIGFLNKHAMTVHPTDLNVRQTVMKWSKGKCKFCQRQFEDSQHFIDHLNRHSYPNVYFCLHFNCNESFKLPFQLAQHTKSHRIFQAQCSFPECHELFEDLPLLYEHEAQHYLSKTPESSAQPSETILWDVQTDSNPNQEKDLSSNEKQTISLPFSTSKSRKESTEPKKCIESMEKKTDSLVQNGNECSDDTVSNISLIDQKMPDIEPNSENNCSSSDLVNGHSEIEQTPLVSSDPALKIDTNRIRTENGSILPSVVPQEHNTLPVSQAPSKPNLTSEHTSYGLILTKPYVRPLPPSYLDERYLSMPKRRKFLTDRVDACSDQDNLYKKSVKRLRCGKCLTTYCNAEALEAHLAQKKCQTLFGFDSDDESA from the exons gtTGAAGAAGAAGGCTTGCAAATTTGTGTCGAAATATGTGGTTGTGCTCTACAACTCGACCTTCATGATGATCCCAAAACTAAATGTctgatttataaaacaattgcACATTTTTTGCCAAATGATTTGGAGATCCTCAGGATTTGTGCACTCTCAGTATTTTTTCTGGAGCGCACCTTAGAAGCGTATCGTACTGTTGAAGAGCTTTACAAACGTCCAGATGAAGAGTATAATGAAGGCACAAGTAGTGTTCAAAATCGTGTTCGTTTTGAATTGCTTCCAATTTTGAAAAAGGGATTGTTTTTTGACCCTGAATTTTGGAACTTTGTAATGATTAAGAAAAACTGTGTAGCATTATTGAGTGATAAATCAGCAGTTAGATTTCTAAATGAAAGCACACTGGAAAATAATGCAGGTAATCTAAAAAGGACAGAGGAACAGCAAGGTTTGGATGAAGGGTTTGACTCTCTTACAGATCAGAGCACTGGAGAGACTGATCCTGATGATGTATCTGGAGTGCAGCCTAAAGGTCATATTAATACGAAGAAAAACCTTACAGCTCTTAATACTTCCAAAGTAGATCACAATGTCCCAAGGCATCGTTGTATGTTATGTAACAAGGAATTTCTAGGTGGTCACATTGTAAGGCATGCCCAGGCTCATCAAAAAAAAGGCAGTTTTGCATGTGTAATATGTGGTAGGAAATTTAGAAACAGAGGACTTATGCAGAAGCATTTGAAGAATCATGTTAAGAAGATACAGAGACAGCAAATTGCTGCAGCTCAGCAGGATGATCAGGAAGTCACTGCTTTGGAAGAAATAAATTGTTCTAGTTCTTCCATTTCATTTGAAAATGGGAATTCTGATAGTAAGGATTTGGAAGTAGAGACTCCTACTGCTTCTAGTGAAGGAAACGAAGTCATCCCTGAGCATGTGGCTGAATTCATTGAAATTCCCATAAGTGTACCAGAAGATGTTATTGAAAATGTTATTGAAAATGGCAGTCCTAATACTTCTTTAAATAATGTCTTGAAGCCTTTACCTGAATGTGGGGATGAttatgaggaggaagaggatgaagaaGGTGATTATGAAGAAGATGATTATGACCTGAATCAAGAAACTTCAGTAATTCATAAAATCAATGGAACTGTGTGCCATCCAAAAGACATATATGCCACAGATCAAGAAGGAAACTTTAAGTGTCCTGCTCTTGGCTGTGTCCGGATATTTAAAAGAATTGGGTTTCTAAATAAACATGCAATGACTGTACATCCAACTGATTTAAATGTGCGACAAACAGTAATGAAGTGGAgcaaaggaaaatgcaaattttgtCAAAGGCAGTTTGAAGATTCTCAACATTTTATAGACCACCTTAATAGACATAGCTATCcaaatgtgtatttttgtttgcattttaattGCAATGAGTCGTTTAAGCTGCCATTCCAGCTTGCCCAGCACACAAAAAGTCACAGGATATTTCAAGCTCAGTGTAGTTTTCCAGAATGCCATGAGCTTTTTGAAGATCTTCCTCTGCTATATGAACATGAAGCTCAGCACTATTTAAGTAAAACACCAGAATCATCTGCACAACCAAGTGAAACAATTCTTTGGGATGTTCAGACAGACTCAAATCCTAATCAGGAAAAAGACTTATCTAGTAATGAGAAACAAACTATTAGTCTGCCATTTTCTACTAGCAAATCAAGGAAAGAGTCTACAGAACCAAAGAAATGTATAGAAAgtatggaaaagaaaacagacagtTTAGTTCAGAATGGAAATGAATGTTCTGATGACACTGTTTCAAATATAAGCTTGATAGACCAAAAGATGCCTGACATAGAGCCAAATTCTGAAAATAACTGTAGTAGTAGTGATTTAGTCAATGGACACAGTGAAATAGAGCAAACACCTTTAGTTTCATCAGATCCTGCTTTGAAAATTGATACAAACAGAATCAGGACAGAAAATGGTTCCATTTTACCCAGTGTTGTACCACAAGAACACAATACCTTGCCAGTATCTCAGGCACCTTCCAAACCAAATCTGACAAGTGAACATACTTCATATGGCTTAATTTTAACAAAACCATACGTCAGACCATTGCCTCCCAGTTACCTTGATGAACGGTATCTTAGTATGCCAAAACGCAGAAAATTTCTGACTGATAGAGTAGATGCCTGTTCTGATCAAGATAACCTGtataaaaaatcagtgaaaagaTTAAGATGTGGCAAATGCCTGACCACCTACTGTAATGCAGAAGCACTTGAGGCTCATCTTGCACAAAAGAAATGTCAGACACTCTTTGGATTTGATTCAGATGATGAAA GTGCCTga